From a region of the Lactuca sativa cultivar Salinas chromosome 4, Lsat_Salinas_v11, whole genome shotgun sequence genome:
- the LOC111884293 gene encoding probable calcium-binding protein CML21: MKAVPNFVRYPQSLFANPKTCMLCANAILLIGFRDLCLDSVTLTRVHLSHHYRRILTLYHSSHLRIKNHVIHGIRLPYKPPDSLIMGDGSPTSSAPTSKLEAQILDAVLQRELKGTSIMSFNKIILKFPKIDESLRKCKVIFEQFDEDKSGAIDLKELKHCFSKLEVNFTNEEISDLFKACDLNDDMGIDFHEFIVLLCLVYLLKEGDTAPNAKSRMGIPDLEATFETLVESFVFLDNNKDGYVSKNEMIHAIEESGRSDGQIAMKRFEEMDWDKNGTVNFKEFLFAFTSWVGIEDDED, translated from the exons ATGAAAGCTGTACCTAATTTTGTTCGTTATCCTCAAAGTTTGTTCGCAAACCCTAAAACATGCATGTTGTGTGCAAATGCTATTTTGTTGATTGGTTTTAGAGATCTTTGCCTCGATTCTGTAACATTAACAAGAGTCCATCTTTCCCACCATTATAGACGGATCTTGACTTTGTATCATAGTTCCCATTTGAGGATTAAAAACCATGTTATCCATGGCATACG GCTTCCATATAAGCCTCCTGACTCGTTGATCATGGGCGATGGTTCACCCACATCTTCTGCACCTACATCCAAGCTTGAAGCCCAGATACTGGATGCAGTATTACAACGAGAGTTAAAAGGAACTTCCATAATGTCATTTAACAAGATAATCTTAAAATTCCCAAAAATCGATGAGAGCCTAAGAAAATGCAAAGTCATATTCGAACAGTTTG ACGAGGATAAAAGTGGTGCAATTGATCTTAAAGAGCTGAAGCATTGCTTCAGTAAGCTTGAAGTGAACTTCACAAACGAAGAAATCAGTGATCTTTTTAAGGCATGTGACTTAAATGATGACATGGGAATAGACTTTCATGAGTTCATTGTCCTTCTTTGCCTTGTCTATCTTTTGAAGGAAGGTGACACTGCTCCAAATGCT AAATCACGAATGGGAATCCCGGATCTTGAGGCAACTTTTGAAACATTGGTTGAATCGTTTGTGTTCTTGGATAACAACAAAGATGGTTATGTCAGCAAGAATGAAATGATTCATGCAATAGAGGAAAGTGGGCGATCTGATGGGCAAATTGCCATGAAAAGATTTg AAGAGATGGATTGGGATAAAAATGGAACAGTGAACTTCAAGGAGTTTTTGTTTGCCTTTACAAGTTGGGTTGGGATTGAGGATGATGAAGACTAG